In Brachypodium distachyon strain Bd21 chromosome 2, Brachypodium_distachyon_v3.0, whole genome shotgun sequence, one genomic interval encodes:
- the LOC100835220 gene encoding probable membrane-associated kinase regulator 1, with the protein MGRSRAKDGAVKSSFPSPASSSSASSSEFEFTVTQSPASKQRSAAQLCPADDLFYKGQLLPLHLSPRISMVRTLLLASASTSSASASDSTSRDSNGSTSSSFSADCASADDLLLLPDSAPSSSRPSSAAADVDGRHFNHHLLRGTSDAAAASFPPAASRRSGKQYLSSFATRFSSVFLHRGGAPAPASGKKPSSSNKSLAKEVIKKYAKKVKPLYEKLSQIPKNQSSHPPQPQPQQQGFKKPFSFSIRKKRGDEDHAALVTPSMAADQAGGGNGKYAHSNSFSGNLRFPRQKRCAASCPSSMRSSPNHSGLLSFGGAGGVGFPDVPAAAAAAMAGGIAGGRPAVSLSTASSSSMEELQSAIEGAIAHCKYSMGGVVSLCPRKGAAGEICAF; encoded by the coding sequence ATGGGTCGGTCGAGAGCCAAGGACGGGGCCGTGAAGTCATCCTTCccgtcgccggcgtcgtcgtcctcggcgtcgtcgtcggagttCGAGTTCACGGTGACGCAGTCCCCTGCGTCGAAGCagcggtcggcggcgcagcTGTGCCCTGCCGACGACCTGTTCTACAAGGGCCAGCTCCTGCCGCTGCACCTCTCCCCGCGCATCTCCATGGTGCGCACGCTGCTGCTCGCCTCGgcgtccacctcctccgcctcagcctccgactccacctcccGCGACTCCAACGgcagcacctcctcctccttctccgccgACTGCGCCTCCGCCGACgacctcctcctgctcccggactccgccccctcctcctcccgccccagctccgccgccgccgacgtcgacgGCCGCCACTTCAACCACCACCTGCTCCGGGGAACttccgacgccgccgccgcctcgttcCCTCCGGCTGCCTCCAGGCGTAGCGGCAAGCAGTACCTCTCGTCCTTCGCCACACGCTTCTCCTCCGTCTTCCTccaccgcggcggcgcgccggcaccggcgtcgGGGAAGAAGCCGTCTTCCTCCAACAAGTCGCTCGCCAAGGAGGTGATCAAGAAGTACGCCAAGAAGGTGAAGCCGCTGTACGAGAAGCTGTCCCAGATCCCCAAGAACCAGAGCAGccacccgccgcagccgcagccccAGCAGCAGGGGTTCAAGAAGCCGTTCAGTTTCTCGATCCGGAAAAAgcggggcgacgaggaccaCGCGGCGCTCGTGACCCCGTCAATGGCGGCGGAtcaggcgggcggcggcaacggcaagTACGCGCACTCCAACTCCTTCTCCGGGAACCTCCGGTTCCCGCGGCAGAAGCGGTGCGCCGCGAGCTGCCCCTCGTCCATGCGCTCCTCGCCTAACCACTCCGGGCTGCTCTCcttcggcggcgccggcggcgtcggcttCCCCGAcgtgccggccgccgccgcggcggccatggcgggcggCATTGCTGGCGGCAGGCCCGCCGTGTCGCTGTcgacggcgtcgtcgtcgtcgatggAGGAGCTCCAGAGCGCCATCGAGGGCGCCATCGCGCACTGCAAGTACTCAATGGGTGGCGTCGTCTCCCTGTGCCCGCGCAAGGGGGCGGCCGGCGAAATCTGCGCCTTCTGA